Proteins encoded by one window of Lathyrus oleraceus cultivar Zhongwan6 chromosome 1, CAAS_Psat_ZW6_1.0, whole genome shotgun sequence:
- the LOC127099861 gene encoding uncharacterized protein LOC127099861, translating into MDYNKRNTLKYSFKNFKLDDLRKLGALVEDQEGFKDKYGRLLSLLRIQVKDGLLSTLLQFYDPDYHCFTFPDYQLLPTLEEYSQLVGLPIMDKSPFPFLEKDPKEEDIAKAICLKVSDIKGNMIAKGGTVGLPTLFLIKKAQYYADHLSMPTFETILALLIYGMLLFPSFEGFVDINAIKIFMKNNPVPTLLGNTYHSIHLRNFHGGGMITCCVPLLYKWFISHFPKSFLSLDKGFWSPRVMALTHSDIVWYNRVYDGILIIDSCGDFANVPLLGFNGGISYNPVLARRQLGYPLKEPPKSVHVEKIFFKGDKELQDQIVSAWRHLHKKGKESLGKPNCVSMEPYLRWVRERAIKLKMPYPRQDPLPPRREPVLVFMSEAEKLEIALKRSQHEAETWKNKYQVIVSENEELQMQLQAKNEEVLSYKKRRIYEDLFSSDSPPTR; encoded by the coding sequence ATGGATTACAATAAGAGAAACACCTTGAAATACTCTTTTAAGAATTTTAAGTTGGATGACCTAAGGAAGCTAGGAGCTTTGGTTGAAGATCAAGAGGGGTTCAAGGACAAGTACGGAAGGCTATTATCCTTATTGAGAATCCAAGTGAAGGATGGGCTTCTTTCTACGTTactacagttctatgatccggatTACCATTGTTTCACGTTCCCAGATTATCAGCTATTACCTACCTTAGAAGAGTACTCTCAGTTGGTGGGGTTACCTATTATGGATAAGTCTCCGTTCCCTTTCTTAGAGAAGGACCCTAAAGAGGAAGACATTGCTAAAGCCATATGCTTAAAGGTGTCCGACATCAAAGGCAATATGATCGCCAAAGGCGGAACTGTAGGGTTACCTACACTTTTCTTAATCAAGAAAGCCCAATATTATGCCGATCATTTAAGCATGCCTACCTTTGAAACAATCCTTGCTTTGCTTATTTATGGAATGCTACTCTTCCCAAGTTTTGAAGGATTCGTTGACATTAACGCCATCAAAATATTCATGAAGAACAATCCAGTACCAACGTTATTGGGTAACACTTATCATTCCATACATCTCCGGAATTTTCATGGTGGAGGAATGATCACCTGTTGCGTGCCTTTattatacaagtggtttatttcgcactttccCAAGTCTTTTTTGAGTCTTGACAAGGGATTTTGGTCACCAAGGGTCATGGCGCTGACACACTCGGACATCGTTTGGTataatcgtgtgtatgatggaATACTAATTATCGACAGCTGTGGAGACTTTGCCAACGTACCTTTACTTGGTTTTAATGGAGGAATCAGCTACAATCCAGTCCTAGCTCGCCGACAGTTAGGGTATCCCTTGAAAGAACCGCCTAAAAGTGTTCATGTGGAGAAAATCTTCTTTAAGGGTGACAAAGAACTTCAAGATCAGATTGTATCCGCTTGGCGTCATTTGCACAAGAAAGGCAAAGAAAGTTTGGGAAAGCCGAATTGTGTGTCTATGGAACCTTATCTTCGTTGGGTCCGGGAAAGAGCCATCAAGCTGAAGATGCCTTATCCTCGCCAAGATCCTTTACCTCCGAGAAGAGAACCTGTTTTAGTATTCATGTCCGAAGCTGAAAAGTTGGAAATCGCTTTGAAGAGATCACAACATGAGGCAGAAACGTGGAAAAATAAATATCAGGTTATCGTCAGTGAGAATGAAGAGCTACAAATGCAGCTGCAGGCGAAGAATGAAGAAGTGCTTTCCTACAAAAAGAGAAGAATCTACGAGGATTTATTTTCCTCCGACTCTCCGCCTACTCGTTGA